The following are from one region of the Escherichia sp. E4742 genome:
- a CDS encoding Gfo/Idh/MocA family protein — protein MKKLRIGVVGLGGIAQKAWLPVLAAASDWTLQGAWSPTREKAISICENWRVPYADSLSNLAASCDAVFVHSSTASHFEVVSALLNAGVHVCVDKPLAENLRDAERLVELAARKKLTLMVGFNRRFAPLYCELKTQLASASSLRMDKHRTNSVGPHDLYFTLLDDYLHVVDTALWLSGGNATLESGTLLTNESGEMLFAEHHFSAGQLQITTCMHRRAGSQREAVLAVTEGALIDITDMREWREERGQGGVHKPIPGWQSTLEQRGFVGCARHFIECVQNQTVPQTAGEQAVLAQRIVDKIWRDAMSE, from the coding sequence GTGAAAAAATTACGTATCGGCGTAGTGGGTTTAGGCGGCATCGCGCAAAAAGCGTGGCTGCCAGTGCTGGCAGCGGCGTCTGACTGGACGCTACAGGGAGCGTGGTCGCCAACGCGTGAGAAAGCCATCTCAATTTGTGAAAACTGGCGCGTTCCTTACGCCGATTCGTTATCTAATCTTGCCGCCAGTTGCGATGCGGTATTTGTCCACTCCAGCACCGCCAGTCATTTTGAGGTGGTCAGTGCGTTATTAAATGCAGGTGTACATGTCTGTGTCGATAAACCGCTGGCGGAAAATCTGCGCGATGCCGAGCGACTGGTGGAACTCGCAGCGCGCAAAAAACTGACATTGATGGTCGGCTTTAACCGCCGTTTCGCGCCGCTGTACTGTGAGTTAAAAACACAGCTTGCCAGCGCGTCCTCGCTAAGAATGGATAAACATCGTACCAATAGCGTCGGGCCACACGATCTTTATTTCACCTTGCTGGATGATTATCTGCATGTGGTTGATACCGCGCTGTGGTTGTCTGGCGGCAATGCAACTCTCGAAAGCGGTACGTTGCTGACCAATGAATCTGGCGAAATGCTGTTTGCCGAGCACCATTTTTCGGCAGGTCAGTTACAAATCACCACCTGTATGCATCGCCGTGCCGGAAGTCAGCGTGAAGCGGTGTTGGCAGTGACTGAAGGGGCATTAATCGACATCACCGATATGCGTGAATGGCGTGAGGAGCGAGGGCAGGGCGGGGTGCATAAACCGATTCCTGGCTGGCAAAGTACCCTCGAGCAGCGTGGATTTGTCGGTTGTGCGCGTCATTTCATTGAATGCGTGCAAAATCAGACAGTTCCGCAAACCGCGGGTGAACAGGCGGTGCTGGCGCAGCGCATCGTTGACAAGATCTGGCGCGATGCGATGAGTGAATAA
- the flgG gene encoding flagellar basal-body rod protein FlgG has product MISSLWIAKTGLDAQQTNMDVIANNLANVSTNGFKRQRAVFEDLLYQTIRQPGAQSSEQTTLPSGLQIGTGVRPVATERLHSQGNLSQTNNSKDVAIKGQGFFQVMLPDGSSAYTRDGSFQVDQNGQLVTAGGFQVQPAITIPANALSITIGRDGVVSVTQQGQAAPVQVGQLNLTTFMNDTGLESIGENLYTETQSSGAPNESTPGLNGAGLLYQGYVETSNVNVAEELVNMIQVQRAYEINSKAVSTTDQMLQKLTQL; this is encoded by the coding sequence ATGATCAGTTCATTATGGATCGCCAAAACGGGCCTTGACGCCCAGCAAACCAATATGGACGTCATTGCCAACAACCTGGCAAACGTCAGTACCAATGGTTTCAAGCGCCAGCGGGCGGTGTTTGAAGATTTACTTTATCAAACTATTCGCCAGCCTGGCGCACAGTCTTCCGAACAAACTACCTTGCCATCCGGGTTACAAATCGGTACGGGAGTACGTCCGGTCGCCACTGAACGCTTACACAGCCAGGGCAACCTGTCGCAAACCAATAACAGCAAAGATGTGGCGATTAAAGGGCAGGGCTTTTTCCAGGTCATGCTGCCGGATGGCTCATCAGCCTATACCCGCGACGGTTCATTTCAGGTGGATCAGAACGGACAACTGGTGACGGCGGGCGGTTTTCAGGTGCAGCCAGCAATCACCATTCCGGCGAATGCGTTAAGTATTACCATTGGTCGTGATGGCGTGGTCAGCGTTACCCAGCAAGGCCAGGCTGCTCCGGTTCAGGTTGGACAACTCAATCTCACCACTTTTATGAACGACACTGGCCTGGAGAGCATTGGCGAAAACCTCTACACCGAAACACAATCCTCCGGCGCACCGAACGAAAGCACGCCAGGTCTGAACGGCGCTGGGCTGTTGTATCAAGGATATGTTGAAACGTCTAACGTCAACGTGGCGGAGGAACTGGTCAACATGATTCAGGTACAGCGCGCCTACGAAATCAACAGTAAAGCGGTATCCACCACCGACCAGATGCTGCAAAAACTGACGCAACTCTAA
- the flgN gene encoding flagella biosynthesis chaperone FlgN: MPRLAEIINQMSVVLNELNIVMVQEQQHLSMGQFTGSQLQHITEQKSSMLATLDYLEQLRRQAPDTEISEDIAQCWQEITEKTQQLRQLNQHNGWLLEGQIERNQQALEMLKPHQEPTLYGANGQTSTPWRGGKKISI, translated from the coding sequence ATGCCGCGTCTTGCTGAGATTATCAACCAGATGTCTGTGGTGCTTAACGAGCTTAATATAGTGATGGTCCAGGAGCAGCAACATCTCTCTATGGGGCAGTTCACCGGTAGCCAGTTGCAACATATTACAGAACAAAAAAGCTCAATGCTGGCGACTCTGGATTACCTGGAACAGCTGCGTCGACAGGCACCGGATACAGAAATAAGTGAAGATATTGCGCAATGCTGGCAGGAAATCACCGAGAAAACGCAGCAATTGCGCCAGTTAAATCAGCATAACGGCTGGCTACTGGAAGGGCAGATTGAGCGCAATCAACAGGCACTGGAAATGCTGAAACCGCATCAGGAGCCGACACTGTACGGGGCGAACGGTCAGACCTCAACACCCTGGCGCGGTGGTAAAAAGATTTCTATTTGA
- the flgE gene encoding flagellar hook protein FlgE, producing MAFSQAVSGLNAAATNLDVIGNNIANSATYGFKSGTASFADMFAGSKVGLGVKVAGITQDFTDGTTTNTGRGLDVAISQNGFFRLVDSNGSVFYSRNGQFKLDENRNLVNMQGLQLTGYPATGTPPTIQQGANPGNISIPNTLMAAKTTTTASMQINLNSSDTLPTVTPFSASDADSYNKKGSVTVYDSQGNAHDMSVYFVKTQDNTWDVYTQDSSAPNSIATIATKLEFDANGVLTSDPTKDITTGAINGADPATFSLSFLNSMQQNTGANNIVATSQNGYKPGDLVSYQINDDGTVVGNYSNEQTQLLGQIVLANFANNEGLASEGDNVWSATQSSGVALLGTAGTGNFGALTNGALEASNVDLSKELVNMIVAQRNYQSNAQTIKTQDQILNTLVNLR from the coding sequence ATGGCCTTTTCTCAAGCGGTTAGCGGATTAAACGCTGCCGCCACCAATCTCGATGTCATTGGCAACAATATCGCCAACTCCGCCACCTATGGCTTTAAATCCGGCACGGCCTCTTTTGCTGATATGTTTGCTGGTTCGAAAGTGGGACTGGGGGTAAAAGTTGCAGGCATCACTCAGGATTTTACCGATGGCACTACCACAAATACTGGCCGTGGGCTGGACGTCGCTATCAGCCAGAACGGTTTTTTCCGTCTGGTAGACAGTAACGGCTCGGTGTTTTATAGCCGTAACGGGCAATTCAAACTGGATGAAAACCGCAACCTTGTGAATATGCAAGGTTTACAGTTGACCGGGTATCCGGCAACCGGTACGCCTCCGACCATCCAGCAAGGGGCGAATCCGGGCAATATTTCGATTCCAAATACCTTGATGGCGGCGAAGACCACGACCACGGCTTCCATGCAGATTAACCTTAACTCCAGTGATACACTTCCTACCGTTACGCCATTCAGCGCCAGTGATGCCGATAGCTATAACAAAAAAGGTTCGGTAACGGTGTATGACAGTCAGGGTAATGCCCATGACATGAGCGTCTACTTTGTGAAGACGCAAGATAATACCTGGGATGTCTACACCCAGGATAGTAGTGCTCCAAACAGCATTGCAACGATAGCGACAAAACTGGAATTTGATGCCAATGGTGTTCTGACGTCGGATCCAACAAAGGATATTACCACTGGCGCGATTAACGGCGCGGATCCTGCGACATTTTCCCTCAGCTTCCTCAACTCTATGCAGCAAAACACCGGCGCTAACAATATTGTGGCAACCAGCCAGAACGGTTACAAACCGGGCGATCTGGTGAGTTATCAAATCAACGATGACGGCACGGTAGTCGGGAACTATTCGAACGAACAAACTCAATTGCTGGGGCAGATTGTGCTGGCCAACTTTGCCAACAACGAAGGGCTGGCATCAGAGGGGGACAACGTCTGGTCTGCAACGCAATCTTCTGGTGTCGCGCTGCTGGGAACCGCCGGGACCGGCAATTTTGGCGCACTGACCAACGGCGCCCTGGAAGCGTCCAACGTCGATCTCAGCAAAGAACTGGTCAATATGATTGTCGCCCAGCGTAACTATCAGTCTAACGCCCAGACCATCAAAACTCAGGACCAGATCCTCAACACGCTGGTTAACTTACGCTAA
- the flgF gene encoding flagellar basal-body rod protein FlgF, which translates to MDHAIYTAMGAASQTLNQQAVTASNLANASTPGFRAQLNALRAVPVEGLSLPTRTLVTASTPGADMTSGKMDYTSRPLDVALQQDGWLAVQTADGSEGYTRNGSIQVDPGGQLTIQGYPVIGEAGPIAVPEGAEITIAADGTISALNPGDPANTVAPVGRLKLVKAMGSEVQRGDDGIFRLSAESQATRGPMLQADPTLRVMSGVLEGSNVNAVSAMSDMIASARRFEMQMKVISSVDDNAGRANQLLSMS; encoded by the coding sequence ATGGATCACGCAATCTATACCGCGATGGGCGCCGCCAGCCAGACGCTGAATCAACAGGCGGTGACCGCCAGTAATCTGGCGAATGCCTCCACGCCCGGTTTTCGCGCGCAGTTAAACGCCTTGCGCGCAGTGCCGGTTGAAGGGCTTTCTCTGCCCACGCGCACTCTGGTGACGGCATCTACGCCGGGCGCAGATATGACGTCCGGCAAGATGGATTACACCTCGCGTCCCCTGGATGTTGCGTTGCAGCAGGATGGCTGGTTGGCCGTGCAAACCGCTGACGGCAGCGAAGGGTATACGCGTAACGGCAGCATTCAGGTTGATCCCGGTGGACAACTGACGATTCAGGGGTATCCGGTGATTGGCGAGGCGGGGCCGATTGCCGTGCCGGAAGGGGCGGAAATTACTATCGCCGCCGATGGCACCATTTCGGCGCTCAATCCGGGCGATCCGGCAAATACCGTTGCACCAGTAGGGCGGTTGAAACTGGTGAAAGCCATGGGCAGTGAAGTGCAGCGTGGTGATGACGGGATCTTTCGTTTGAGTGCGGAAAGTCAGGCCACGCGTGGTCCGATGTTACAGGCTGACCCGACGTTACGGGTGATGTCGGGCGTGCTGGAAGGTAGTAACGTCAATGCCGTTTCGGCAATGAGCGACATGATTGCCAGTGCGCGGCGTTTTGAAATGCAGATGAAGGTAATAAGCAGCGTTGATGATAACGCTGGTCGCGCCAACCAACTGCTGTCGATGAGTTAA
- the flgB gene encoding flagellar basal body rod protein FlgB: MLDKLDAALRFQQEALNLRAQRQEVLAANIANADTPGYQARDMDFASELKKVMQRGRDETSVVALTLTSSQHIPAQALSPPATELQYRIPDQPSLDGNTVDMDRERTQFADNSLQYQMSLSALSGQIKGMMNVLQSGN, translated from the coding sequence ATGCTCGATAAGCTCGACGCCGCCTTACGTTTTCAACAAGAGGCACTCAATCTGCGCGCCCAGCGTCAGGAAGTGCTGGCGGCAAATATCGCCAATGCCGATACCCCTGGTTATCAGGCGCGCGATATGGATTTTGCCAGTGAACTTAAAAAAGTGATGCAGCGCGGGAGAGATGAAACCAGCGTGGTCGCGCTGACGTTGACCTCGTCGCAGCATATTCCAGCACAGGCGTTGTCACCTCCTGCCACAGAATTGCAATACCGTATTCCGGACCAGCCTTCACTGGACGGCAATACCGTGGATATGGATCGCGAACGCACCCAGTTTGCCGATAACAGCCTGCAATACCAGATGAGCCTTAGCGCGTTGAGCGGGCAAATCAAAGGCATGATGAACGTATTACAAAGCGGAAATTAA
- the flgA gene encoding flagellar basal body P-ring formation chaperone FlgA — protein MLTIMRCVAIITMLFSPLSAAGDFPSQLQTFFVAQLAGLSDEVHVSIRTAPNLLPPCEQPLLSMTNNARLWGNVNVLARCGNDKHYVQVNVQATGNYVVAAMPVVRGGKLDAGSVKLKRGRLDTLPPRTVLDANQLVDAVSLRDLVPEQPIQLTMLRQAWRVKAGQRVNVIASGDGFSANAEGLALNNASVAQKARVRMISGQVVSGVVDADGNILINL, from the coding sequence ATGCTGACAATAATGCGCTGTGTGGCGATCATCACGATGTTGTTCAGTCCACTTAGTGCGGCTGGCGATTTCCCCTCACAATTGCAAACCTTTTTCGTTGCACAACTGGCAGGGCTAAGTGATGAGGTCCACGTCTCGATTCGTACTGCACCCAATTTATTGCCGCCATGCGAACAGCCGCTGCTTTCCATGACTAATAACGCCCGCCTGTGGGGCAATGTGAATGTGCTGGCTCGTTGTGGCAACGATAAGCATTACGTGCAAGTGAATGTACAGGCGACAGGGAATTATGTTGTTGCAGCAATGCCGGTTGTGCGTGGGGGAAAGCTTGACGCTGGCAGTGTAAAACTTAAACGCGGCAGACTGGATACACTACCGCCGCGTACCGTTCTGGATGCTAATCAACTGGTTGATGCGGTTAGCCTGCGCGATTTGGTCCCCGAACAACCTATACAGCTGACTATGCTGCGTCAGGCCTGGCGGGTAAAAGCAGGACAACGCGTTAACGTGATTGCCAGTGGCGATGGGTTCAGTGCAAATGCTGAAGGTCTGGCGCTGAATAACGCTTCCGTCGCGCAAAAGGCCCGCGTGAGAATGATATCGGGTCAGGTAGTCAGTGGCGTAGTGGATGCCGATGGGAATATTCTTATAAACCTGTAA
- the flgC gene encoding flagellar basal body rod protein FlgC encodes MALLNIFDIAGSALTAQSQRLNVAASNLANADSVTGPDGQPYRAKQVVFQVNAAPGAATGGVKVADVIESQAPDKLVYEPGNPLADAKGYVKMPNVDVVGEMVNTMSASRSYQANVEVLNTVKSMMLKTLTLGQ; translated from the coding sequence ATGGCACTGCTGAATATTTTTGATATCGCCGGATCGGCGTTAACCGCTCAGTCTCAGCGTCTGAACGTGGCTGCCAGCAACCTTGCCAACGCCGACAGCGTGACGGGGCCAGATGGTCAGCCGTATCGGGCAAAACAGGTGGTGTTCCAGGTGAACGCTGCGCCAGGGGCTGCGACGGGTGGAGTCAAAGTGGCTGACGTGATTGAAAGCCAGGCCCCGGACAAACTGGTCTATGAACCGGGTAATCCGCTGGCGGACGCGAAGGGCTACGTGAAAATGCCAAACGTCGATGTGGTAGGCGAGATGGTTAACACCATGTCGGCGTCGCGCAGCTATCAGGCCAACGTTGAAGTACTCAATACGGTGAAAAGCATGATGCTGAAAACCCTCACGCTCGGTCAATAA
- the flgM gene encoding flagellar biosynthesis anti-sigma factor FlgM, whose amino-acid sequence MSIDRTSPLKPVSTVQPRETSDAPVANTRAAKTTATASTNVKLSDAQATLMQPGSSDINLERVEALKLAIRNGELKMDVGKIADALINEVQQDLMSK is encoded by the coding sequence ATGAGTATTGACCGCACTTCCCCCCTGAAGCCTGTAAGCACCGTTCAGCCACGTGAAACCAGTGACGCTCCGGTAGCCAATACCCGCGCAGCAAAAACGACGGCTACCGCCAGTACTAACGTCAAGTTAAGCGATGCGCAGGCAACACTGATGCAACCGGGCAGCAGTGATATCAATCTTGAACGCGTTGAAGCATTAAAATTGGCGATTCGTAATGGTGAACTAAAAATGGATGTCGGCAAAATTGCCGATGCGCTGATCAACGAAGTGCAACAAGATTTAATGAGTAAATAA
- the flgD gene encoding flagellar hook assembly protein FlgD gives MSIAVTTTDPTNTGVSTTSSSSITGSNAADLQSSFLTLLVAQLKNQDPTNPMENNELTSQLAQISTVSGIEKLNTTLGSISGQIDNSQSLQASNLIGHGVMIPGTTILAGTGSEEGAVTTTTPFGVELQQAADKVTATITDKNGAVVRTIDIGELSAGVHSFTWDGTLTDGTAAPNGSYNVAISASNGGTQLVAQPLQFALVQGVIRGNNGNTLDLGTYGTTTLDEVRQII, from the coding sequence ATGTCCATTGCGGTAACCACCACCGATCCGACAAATACCGGCGTCAGCACTACCAGCAGTAGTTCGATTACGGGTAGTAACGCCGCCGATTTACAGAGCAGCTTTCTGACTTTGCTGGTGGCGCAACTGAAAAACCAGGATCCGACCAATCCAATGGAAAACAACGAGCTGACATCACAACTGGCGCAAATCAGCACGGTCAGTGGGATTGAAAAGCTCAACACCACACTCGGTTCGATCTCCGGGCAGATTGATAACAGCCAGTCGCTACAGGCCAGCAACCTGATTGGTCACGGCGTGATGATCCCCGGCACCACCATTCTTGCCGGTACTGGCAGTGAAGAAGGGGCGGTGACCACGACCACGCCGTTTGGTGTTGAGCTGCAACAGGCTGCAGATAAAGTAACCGCAACCATAACCGATAAAAATGGCGCAGTTGTGCGCACCATTGATATTGGTGAGCTCAGCGCCGGAGTCCACAGTTTCACCTGGGATGGCACGTTGACTGATGGTACGGCCGCGCCGAACGGTTCTTATAACGTGGCAATTAGCGCCAGCAACGGCGGTACGCAGTTGGTTGCCCAGCCATTGCAGTTTGCGCTGGTACAGGGCGTGATTCGCGGCAATAACGGTAACACGCTGGATCTCGGCACTTACGGCACCACCACCCTCGACGAAGTACGGCAGATAATTTAA
- the murJ gene encoding murein biosynthesis integral membrane protein MurJ: protein MNLLKSLAAVSSMTMFSRVLGFARDAIVARIFGAGMATDAFFVAFKLPNLLRRIFAEGAFSQAFVPILAEYKSKQGEDATRVFVSYVSGLLTLALAVVTVAGMLAAPWVIMVTAPGFADTADKFALTTQLLQITFPYILLISLASLVGAILNTWNRFSIPAFAPTLLNISMIGFALFAAPYFNPPVLALAWAVTVGGILQLVYQLPHLKKIGMLVLPRINFHDAGAMRVVKQMGPAILGVSVSQISLIINTIFASFLASGSVSWMYYADRLMEFPSGVLGVALGTILLPSLSKSFASGNHDEYNRLMDWGLRLCFLLALPSAVALGILSGPLTVSLFQYGKFTAFDALMTQRALIAYSVGLIGLIVVKVLAPGFYSRQDIKTPVKIAIVTLILTQLMNLAFIGPLKHAGLSLSIGLAACLNASLLYWQLRKQKIFTPQPGWMAFLLRLLVAVLVMSGVLLGMLHIMPDWSLGTMPWRLLRLMAVVVAGIAAYFAALAVLGFKVKEFARRTA from the coding sequence ATGAATTTATTAAAATCGCTGGCCGCCGTCAGCTCGATGACCATGTTTTCGCGTGTGCTTGGCTTCGCACGCGACGCTATTGTCGCCAGAATCTTTGGCGCAGGGATGGCAACCGACGCCTTTTTTGTCGCGTTCAAACTTCCTAACTTGTTACGCCGTATCTTCGCTGAAGGCGCATTCTCCCAGGCTTTCGTGCCGATTCTGGCGGAATATAAAAGCAAGCAGGGCGAAGACGCCACGCGGGTCTTTGTCTCCTATGTCTCTGGCCTGCTGACACTGGCGCTGGCGGTTGTGACGGTTGCCGGCATGCTCGCCGCGCCGTGGGTGATCATGGTAACCGCGCCGGGCTTCGCTGACACAGCTGACAAATTTGCACTGACCACCCAGCTATTACAAATTACCTTTCCCTATATTTTGTTGATTTCACTGGCATCGCTGGTGGGGGCGATTCTGAATACCTGGAACCGTTTCTCGATTCCGGCATTTGCCCCGACGTTACTCAATATCAGCATGATTGGCTTTGCGCTGTTTGCTGCGCCGTATTTTAATCCGCCGGTGCTGGCGCTGGCGTGGGCAGTTACGGTGGGCGGCATCCTGCAACTGGTTTATCAGCTACCGCATCTGAAGAAGATTGGCATGTTGGTATTGCCGCGCATTAACTTCCACGATGCCGGGGCGATGCGCGTAGTGAAACAGATGGGACCGGCGATTCTTGGCGTCTCTGTTAGCCAGATTTCCTTAATCATCAACACTATTTTTGCCTCATTTCTTGCCTCCGGCTCGGTGTCATGGATGTATTACGCCGACCGTTTGATGGAGTTTCCGTCCGGTGTACTGGGCGTGGCGCTGGGGACCATTTTGCTGCCGTCGCTGTCGAAAAGTTTTGCCAGCGGTAATCACGATGAATACAACCGTCTGATGGACTGGGGGCTGCGTCTTTGTTTCCTGTTGGCGCTGCCAAGTGCGGTGGCGCTGGGCATCCTCTCCGGTCCGCTAACTGTTTCGCTGTTCCAGTACGGTAAATTTACCGCCTTTGATGCGTTGATGACCCAGCGGGCGTTAATTGCCTACTCGGTAGGTTTGATTGGCCTGATTGTGGTGAAAGTGCTGGCTCCGGGCTTTTATTCACGGCAGGACATTAAAACGCCGGTGAAAATTGCCATCGTCACGCTGATTTTGACGCAATTGATGAACCTTGCATTTATCGGCCCGTTGAAACATGCCGGACTGTCGCTTTCCATTGGTCTGGCGGCGTGTCTGAATGCTTCGCTGCTTTACTGGCAGTTGCGTAAGCAGAAAATCTTTACCCCACAACCCGGCTGGATGGCGTTTCTGCTGCGTTTACTCGTGGCGGTTCTGGTGATGTCTGGTGTGCTTTTAGGCATGTTGCATATTATGCCGGACTGGTCGTTGGGCACTATGCCCTGGCGTTTGCTGCGTTTGATGGCGGTCGTTGTCGCGGGAATTGCAGCATACTTTGCCGCACTGGCGGTGTTGGGCTTCAAAGTAAAAGAATTTGCTCGTCGTACTGCTTAA
- the flgH gene encoding flagellar basal body L-ring protein FlgH — protein sequence MQKNAAHTYGISTLLVLSLTGCAWIPSTPLVQGVTTAQPVPGPTPVANGSIFQSAQPINYGYQPLFEDRRPRNIGDTLTIVLQENVSASKSSSANASRDGKTNFGFDTVPRYLQGLFGNARADVDASGGNSFNGKGGANASNTFSGTLTVTVDQVLVNGNLHVVGEKQIAINQGTEFIRFSGVVNPRTISGSNTVPSTQVADARIEYVGNGYINEAQNMGWLQRFFLNLSPM from the coding sequence ATGCAAAAAAACGCTGCGCATACTTACGGTATTTCCACCTTGTTGGTGCTTTCACTGACCGGATGCGCCTGGATCCCGTCTACCCCGCTGGTGCAGGGGGTGACCACGGCACAACCTGTACCCGGCCCGACGCCCGTCGCCAATGGTTCCATTTTTCAGTCTGCCCAGCCGATTAATTATGGCTATCAGCCGTTATTTGAAGATCGCCGACCACGCAATATCGGCGATACGCTGACTATTGTGTTGCAGGAAAATGTCAGCGCCAGCAAGAGTTCATCCGCTAATGCCAGCCGCGACGGAAAAACCAACTTCGGGTTTGATACTGTGCCGCGCTATTTGCAAGGGCTGTTTGGTAATGCCCGTGCCGATGTCGATGCCTCTGGCGGTAATAGCTTCAATGGTAAAGGCGGGGCGAATGCCAGCAATACCTTTAGCGGCACCTTGACCGTGACGGTTGATCAGGTGCTGGTCAACGGCAACCTGCATGTGGTGGGCGAAAAACAGATAGCCATTAATCAGGGTACTGAATTTATTCGTTTCTCCGGCGTGGTCAATCCACGCACTATCAGTGGCAGCAACACTGTACCGTCAACCCAGGTGGCAGACGCGCGCATTGAGTACGTTGGCAATGGCTACATTAACGAAGCACAAAACATGGGCTGGTTACAGCGTTTCTTCCTTAACCTGTCTCCAATGTAA
- the flgI gene encoding flagellar basal body P-ring protein FlgI, whose translation MIKFLSVFILLLVATVAQADRIRDLTSVQGVRQNSLIGYGLVVGLDGTGDQTTQTPFTTQTLNNMLSQLGITVPTGTNMQLKNVAAVMVTASLPPFGRQGQTIDVVVSSMGNAKSLRGGTLLMTPLKGVDSQVYALAQGNILVGGAGASAGGSSVQVNQLNGGRITNGAIIERELPSQFGAGNTLNLQLNDEDFAMAQQIADTINRTRGFGSATALDARTIQVRVPSGNSSQVRFLADIQNMQVNVTPQDAKVVINSRTGSVVMNREVTLDSCAVAQGNLSVTVNRQANVSQPDTPFGGGQTVVTPQTQIDLRQSGGSLQSVRSSASLNNVVRALNALGATPMDLMSILQSMQSAGCLRAKLEII comes from the coding sequence GTGATTAAATTTCTCTCTGTATTCATTCTTCTGCTGGTAGCGACCGTTGCACAGGCTGACCGCATCCGCGATCTCACCAGCGTACAGGGCGTACGGCAAAACTCGCTGATTGGTTATGGTCTTGTTGTTGGCCTTGACGGTACGGGCGATCAGACGACCCAGACACCGTTTACCACTCAAACGCTTAATAACATGCTCTCACAGTTGGGAATTACCGTTCCGACTGGCACCAATATGCAGCTAAAAAACGTCGCTGCGGTAATGGTGACGGCGTCACTTCCGCCGTTTGGACGCCAGGGGCAAACCATCGATGTGGTGGTTTCTTCCATGGGTAATGCCAAAAGCTTACGTGGCGGTACGTTGTTGATGACACCGCTTAAGGGCGTCGACAGCCAGGTTTATGCGCTGGCGCAGGGCAATATTCTGGTCGGTGGCGCGGGGGCATCAGCGGGAGGCAGCAGTGTTCAGGTTAACCAACTGAATGGCGGGCGGATCACCAACGGTGCGATTATTGAGCGCGAATTGCCCAGCCAATTCGGCGCTGGCAATACTCTCAATTTGCAGCTAAATGACGAAGACTTCGCGATGGCGCAGCAGATCGCCGATACCATCAACCGCACCCGAGGATTCGGCAGTGCCACGGCGTTAGATGCGCGGACTATTCAGGTACGTGTGCCGAGCGGTAATAGTTCCCAGGTGCGTTTCCTTGCCGATATCCAGAATATGCAGGTCAATGTCACCCCGCAGGACGCCAAAGTAGTGATTAACTCGCGCACCGGTTCGGTGGTGATGAATCGTGAAGTGACCCTCGACAGTTGCGCGGTGGCGCAGGGCAATCTCTCGGTTACGGTAAATCGTCAGGCCAATGTCAGCCAACCAGATACGCCGTTTGGTGGCGGGCAGACCGTGGTAACGCCACAAACACAGATCGACTTACGCCAGAGCGGCGGTTCGCTGCAAAGCGTGCGTTCCAGCGCCAGCCTCAATAACGTGGTGCGCGCGCTCAACGCCTTGGGAGCCACCCCGATGGATTTAATGTCCATACTGCAATCTATGCAAAGCGCGGGATGTCTGCGGGCAAAACTGGAAATCATCTGA